A region from the Sandaracinus amylolyticus genome encodes:
- a CDS encoding IS110 family transposase produces MAPSTEFLCSNGIQRRGSSTVLAWTSMGTKLGSEAPGHAITVERNMRFVGIDIGSEKHVVAIVDETGKPLRKPIPFSEDASGYERLRSMLGEAADAFVAMEATGHYWQNLFAFLHAAGFQIALLNPTRTSRFAAEDLRRAKTDALDALGIARFAQQKRPAATPMPDAATLELRELMRLRDRLVQDLGDRARQVHRALDLSFPELTDHVRDVASAKATTLLVVCPTAEKFRAADPKVLAELKYDGRHVIGLELAKALCEAAKTSVGRHQGTPYELQIRYACEDIATLRARIRKLDEDISQSLDRHEVGKLLTTIDGIGDNTAARMIASIDFDGFKSAAALAAYVGVAPLVNHSGKRQPLRGHACAMGDADLRAKLWMPTLRAVTHNPWLKAFYARLVAAGKPKKLAIIAAMRKLLGAIMSVARTRTPFVPKLAAA; encoded by the coding sequence TTGGCGCCCTCGACCGAGTTTCTTTGCTCGAACGGTATCCAGAGGCGTGGCTCGTCCACCGTCCTCGCATGGACAAGCATGGGCACGAAGCTCGGCTCCGAGGCTCCCGGGCACGCGATCACGGTCGAGAGGAACATGAGATTCGTCGGGATCGACATCGGTTCGGAGAAGCACGTCGTCGCCATCGTGGACGAGACGGGCAAGCCGCTGCGCAAGCCAATACCGTTCTCCGAGGACGCATCGGGCTACGAGCGACTGCGCTCGATGCTCGGTGAGGCGGCAGACGCATTCGTCGCGATGGAGGCGACCGGGCACTACTGGCAGAACCTGTTCGCGTTCCTCCACGCGGCGGGCTTCCAGATCGCGCTGCTGAACCCGACGCGCACGTCGCGGTTCGCGGCTGAGGACCTGCGCCGCGCGAAGACGGACGCGCTGGATGCGCTCGGCATCGCGCGGTTCGCGCAGCAGAAGCGGCCTGCCGCGACGCCGATGCCCGATGCAGCGACGCTCGAGCTGCGCGAGCTGATGCGTCTGCGCGACCGGCTGGTGCAGGACCTCGGTGACCGCGCGCGACAGGTCCATCGCGCGCTGGACCTGAGCTTCCCGGAGCTCACCGACCACGTGCGCGACGTGGCATCGGCCAAGGCCACTACGCTGCTCGTCGTGTGCCCGACCGCCGAGAAGTTCCGAGCAGCTGACCCGAAGGTCCTGGCTGAGCTGAAGTACGACGGGCGCCACGTCATCGGTCTCGAGCTCGCAAAGGCGCTCTGCGAGGCCGCCAAGACCAGCGTGGGCCGGCACCAGGGCACGCCCTACGAGCTGCAGATCCGCTACGCGTGCGAGGACATCGCGACGCTCCGGGCGCGCATCAGGAAGCTCGACGAAGACATCAGCCAGAGCCTGGATCGGCATGAGGTCGGCAAGCTGCTGACGACCATCGACGGCATCGGAGACAACACTGCGGCGCGCATGATCGCCTCGATCGACTTCGACGGCTTCAAGAGCGCCGCCGCGCTCGCGGCGTACGTCGGCGTCGCTCCGCTCGTGAACCACTCGGGCAAACGCCAGCCGCTGCGAGGCCACGCCTGCGCGATGGGCGACGCCGACCTGCGCGCCAAGCTCTGGATGCCGACGTTGCGCGCCGTGACCCACAACCCGTGGCTGAAGGCTTTCTACGCGCGCCTGGTCGCCGCCGGCAAACCGAAGAAGCTCGCGATCATCGCCGCGATGCGCAAGCTCCTCGGCGCCATCATGAGCGTGGCGCGCACGCGCACCCCGTTCGTGCCGAAGCTCGCGGCAGCCTGA
- a CDS encoding response regulator, whose translation MSRFSPSVVAPAVLVVDGVPAHVEPLLERLRQVGARPIGTATIAQALAVLGSFHVDVVVTCEGVRSEDALRFLRALRQSSEQPRVPVVLVSGHDAEGGFARDARALGARFVPAPAELDVLIDAVRASLPNVIDAPRARRSDPLLGAHAHAPSSDETSIDHE comes from the coding sequence GTGTCGCGTTTTTCCCCGTCGGTCGTCGCGCCGGCGGTGCTCGTGGTGGACGGCGTGCCCGCGCACGTCGAGCCGCTCCTCGAGCGCCTGCGCCAAGTCGGCGCGCGACCGATCGGCACCGCGACGATCGCGCAGGCCCTCGCCGTGCTGGGCAGCTTCCACGTCGACGTCGTCGTCACCTGCGAGGGTGTGCGGAGCGAGGACGCGCTGCGCTTCTTGCGCGCGCTGCGGCAGTCCTCGGAGCAGCCGCGCGTACCGGTGGTGCTCGTGTCGGGGCACGACGCCGAGGGCGGGTTCGCGCGTGATGCGCGCGCGCTCGGTGCTCGCTTCGTCCCGGCGCCGGCCGAGCTCGACGTGTTGATCGACGCGGTGCGCGCCTCGCTGCCCAACGTGATCGACGCACCGCGCGCGCGACGCAGCGATCCGCTGCTGGGCGCGCACGCGCACGCGCCGTCCTCGGACGAGACCTCGATCGATCACGAGTGA
- a CDS encoding glutathione S-transferase N-terminal domain-containing protein, translating to MELFFSPLACSMAARITLYEIGVDARFVPVEPRTKALPDGTDYRAVHPLGLVPALRTDDGALLTENASILQHLADRHPEAHLAPRDPAGRSRLHEWLSFVGTELHKTVLNPLLDRDAPDAVRAYALSKSEARLSFLAAHLERRVFLLDAFSVADAYASTVLGWAPATPIDLAKWPSLTAYLARVRARPAVQRALGEEMALYRTSQR from the coding sequence ATGGAGCTCTTCTTCTCGCCGCTCGCGTGCTCGATGGCCGCTCGCATCACGCTCTACGAGATCGGCGTCGACGCGCGCTTCGTGCCGGTCGAGCCGCGCACGAAGGCGCTGCCCGACGGCACCGACTACCGCGCGGTGCATCCGCTCGGGCTCGTGCCCGCGCTGCGCACCGACGACGGCGCGCTCCTCACCGAGAACGCGTCGATCCTCCAGCACCTCGCGGATCGCCACCCCGAGGCGCACCTCGCGCCGCGCGATCCCGCCGGGCGCAGCAGGCTGCACGAGTGGCTCAGCTTCGTCGGCACCGAGCTGCACAAGACCGTGCTCAACCCGCTGCTCGATCGGGATGCGCCCGACGCGGTGCGCGCCTACGCGCTCTCGAAGTCCGAGGCGCGCCTCTCGTTCCTCGCCGCGCACCTCGAGCGCCGCGTGTTCCTGCTCGATGCCTTCAGCGTCGCCGACGCGTACGCGTCGACCGTGCTCGGCTGGGCCCCCGCGACGCCGATCGATCTCGCGAAGTGGCCCTCGCTCACCGCGTACCTCGCGCGGGTGCGCGCACGTCCCGCGGTGCAGCGCGCGCTCGGAGAGGAGATGGCGCTCTACCGCACGTCGCAGCGCTGA